The proteins below come from a single Kitasatospora sp. NBC_00315 genomic window:
- a CDS encoding acyltransferase family protein, giving the protein MNRNRRWLPRATAGSAQVPSTVGRAAARLGWLDALRGLAALTVAMHHFNLLGMLPFGGFVWWHFDPGLYGVMLFFVVSGYIIPASLERRGDIRAFWVGRIFRIYPAMIAALALSIMILPSGDGSVALLRTGHNLISLVANGIMLQDLLGVINSMNVTWTLCYEMVFYYFVTALFSLGWHRRSGPIAVGSATVALVLGTAIAPMTLTTDLSSTRNLVLAAAVIVAMGLACMLSGNRTLTRTGALLLAGLGLVLVVFNSRAPSFETWMIFATMFAGTAVYRAEHGQIDRMQAAFCCGFVIVAGVLVGWMYNRDGMQQNTWTAGWVAWSAAYFGAWATFGVGLMLRRRRFPRVLTWLGAVSFSVYLLHIPLLHTLAPRLHVPPVPHTAGGKVLWTAEFLAVVLLVSYLLYRLVELPMQKLGRRVLKAVERGLPAVAAGPGPGGSRSGPDGTASDGAGASAARPGGSRPGDPQPGGTAVLPAQPGPERAGDVTAGSR; this is encoded by the coding sequence GTGAACAGAAACCGCAGGTGGCTACCCCGGGCCACCGCCGGAAGCGCCCAGGTCCCGTCCACCGTCGGTCGGGCCGCCGCCCGGCTCGGCTGGCTGGACGCGCTTCGCGGACTCGCCGCGCTGACCGTGGCCATGCACCACTTCAACCTGCTCGGCATGCTGCCGTTCGGCGGCTTCGTCTGGTGGCACTTCGACCCGGGGCTGTACGGGGTGATGCTGTTCTTCGTGGTCAGCGGCTACATCATCCCCGCGTCGCTCGAACGCCGGGGGGACATACGGGCGTTCTGGGTCGGACGAATATTCCGGATCTACCCGGCCATGATCGCCGCCCTGGCGCTCTCGATCATGATCCTGCCCAGCGGCGACGGCTCGGTGGCGCTCCTGCGGACCGGCCACAACCTGATCTCGCTGGTCGCGAACGGCATCATGCTCCAGGATCTGCTGGGCGTCATCAACAGCATGAACGTCACCTGGACGCTCTGCTACGAGATGGTCTTCTACTACTTCGTGACCGCGCTGTTCAGTCTGGGCTGGCACCGGCGCAGCGGCCCGATCGCGGTGGGCTCCGCGACGGTGGCGCTCGTGCTGGGCACCGCCATCGCCCCGATGACCCTCACCACCGACCTCTCGTCCACCCGCAACCTGGTGCTGGCCGCCGCGGTGATCGTGGCCATGGGCCTCGCCTGCATGCTGAGCGGCAACCGGACGCTGACCCGGACCGGGGCGCTGCTGCTGGCCGGGCTCGGCCTGGTGCTGGTCGTCTTCAACAGCCGGGCGCCGTCCTTCGAGACCTGGATGATCTTCGCGACCATGTTCGCCGGCACCGCGGTGTACCGAGCCGAGCACGGCCAGATCGATCGGATGCAGGCCGCGTTCTGCTGCGGGTTCGTGATCGTGGCCGGTGTCCTGGTCGGCTGGATGTACAACCGCGACGGGATGCAGCAGAACACCTGGACGGCCGGCTGGGTCGCCTGGTCGGCGGCCTACTTCGGCGCCTGGGCGACCTTCGGGGTCGGCCTGATGCTGCGCCGCCGCAGGTTCCCGCGGGTGCTGACCTGGCTGGGGGCCGTCAGCTTCTCGGTCTACCTGCTGCACATCCCGCTGCTCCACACCCTCGCCCCGCGGCTGCACGTGCCGCCGGTCCCGCACACGGCGGGCGGCAAGGTGCTCTGGACGGCCGAGTTCCTGGCCGTGGTCCTGCTGGTGAGCTACCTGCTGTACCGCCTGGTGGAACTGCCCATGCAGAAGCTCGGACGGCGCGTCCTCAAGGCGGTGGAGCGCGGGCTGCCGGCCGTGGCCGCCGGACCGGGCCCGGGCGGGTCGCGATCCGGACCGGACGGAACGGCATCGGACGGTGCCGGGGCGAGCGCCGCCCGGCCGGGCGGTTCGCGGCCGGGTGACCCGCAGCCGGGCGGTACGGCCGTGCTGCCCGCCCAGCCCGGACCGGAGCGGGCCGGGGACGTGACCGCCGGCTCACGCTGA
- a CDS encoding AIPR family protein translates to MSILHIRQIAASIQRTIGPHLDLSDLAGRGDTDSAVLTRGLSALAVQMLTGFSPADAAACVVDGFNDNGIDAVAVDADHHRIILVQSKWHADGRKTLNAGEALKLVQGTRDLFRSNPDPFNERVRRLMPAIESSLNEPETRIVIAIATTGGDQLPAEVQRPLVDLLTEINDGGDDLVSLRVLGSADLHGFLTHGTASQKVDLTLNLSGWGSVQTPYQAYYGVASAIDIAGWYDQYGDRLFDGNIREALGSTAVNDALVTTLDQEPEHFWYFNNGITVLAESVNRAARGSQNRAHGQFHLSGATVVNGAQTAASIHALLQRDEALLEDAAIWIRVIALDGCPDGFAASVTRATNTQNGVGARDFVALDPGQDRIRAQLRLQFDKAYGVKRSAQPITGAAGCDVEEAAIALACANPDPAFAVDAKRQVSLLWASTNDPTYLALFPAHLDVARLWNSVLILRQVETELGRLKNSLASKASGVLVHGNRLIAHLVMSQLEAAKVIQNPEAEAEGLLDQVPDLTRLLAEHLRNAVNAAYPANTFLQPLFKNHSKCRHLVETALSEYSGTRVSLPEPRRHQPAAPQNGSGSADSTETARTVGISRMKDAIKVIQEASALPEGALLLFKAGTERERNQMLPWIQQDPRRGRVRWTNEPPYQQPLIWEYDDKRYSPSNLVTTAMIAAGMSPPSGVRGPRRWATADDETLVQIAKRLLREGIVEDR, encoded by the coding sequence TTGAGCATCCTGCACATCCGCCAGATCGCGGCCTCGATTCAGCGGACCATCGGACCGCACCTTGACCTCAGCGACCTTGCGGGCCGCGGCGACACGGACTCCGCTGTCCTCACCCGAGGCCTCTCCGCTCTGGCCGTCCAGATGCTCACGGGCTTCAGCCCGGCCGATGCGGCGGCGTGCGTCGTCGACGGTTTCAACGACAACGGGATCGACGCGGTGGCCGTCGACGCGGACCATCACCGCATCATCCTGGTCCAGTCGAAATGGCACGCCGACGGACGCAAGACCCTCAACGCGGGCGAGGCCCTCAAGCTCGTCCAGGGCACTCGCGACCTGTTCCGGAGCAACCCCGATCCGTTCAACGAGCGCGTCCGCCGCCTCATGCCGGCGATCGAGTCGAGCCTCAATGAACCTGAAACGCGCATCGTCATCGCGATCGCCACAACCGGTGGCGACCAACTCCCGGCAGAAGTACAACGCCCGCTGGTCGACCTGCTGACCGAGATCAACGACGGCGGGGACGACCTGGTGAGCCTCCGGGTCCTGGGCTCAGCGGACCTTCACGGATTCCTGACTCACGGGACGGCGTCGCAGAAGGTCGACCTCACTCTCAACCTCTCGGGCTGGGGAAGTGTCCAGACGCCCTACCAGGCGTACTACGGCGTCGCCTCGGCCATCGACATCGCCGGGTGGTACGACCAGTACGGAGACCGCCTCTTCGACGGGAACATCCGGGAAGCTCTCGGCAGCACCGCGGTCAACGACGCCCTGGTCACCACCCTTGACCAGGAACCGGAACACTTCTGGTACTTCAACAACGGCATCACCGTACTAGCCGAGAGCGTGAACCGGGCCGCACGCGGAAGCCAGAACCGAGCCCACGGCCAATTCCATCTCAGCGGTGCCACCGTAGTGAACGGCGCCCAGACGGCCGCCAGCATCCACGCCCTTCTACAGAGGGACGAAGCGCTCCTCGAGGACGCGGCGATCTGGATCCGCGTCATCGCCCTGGACGGCTGCCCCGATGGCTTCGCCGCCAGCGTGACCCGCGCGACCAACACCCAGAACGGCGTCGGCGCCCGCGACTTCGTCGCGCTCGACCCGGGCCAGGACCGGATCCGGGCGCAACTGCGCCTGCAGTTCGACAAGGCCTACGGCGTCAAACGCAGCGCGCAGCCGATCACCGGAGCTGCAGGGTGCGACGTCGAGGAGGCAGCCATTGCCCTGGCCTGCGCCAATCCGGACCCAGCATTCGCCGTCGATGCCAAGCGCCAGGTCAGCCTGCTCTGGGCATCCACCAATGATCCCACCTACCTGGCGCTCTTCCCGGCCCACTTGGACGTCGCTCGGCTCTGGAACAGTGTGCTCATTCTGCGCCAGGTTGAGACAGAACTCGGTCGCCTCAAGAACTCCCTCGCGAGCAAGGCATCGGGAGTCCTGGTTCATGGCAACCGCCTGATCGCGCACCTGGTGATGTCTCAGCTCGAAGCTGCCAAGGTCATTCAGAACCCAGAGGCCGAAGCCGAGGGTCTACTTGATCAGGTTCCCGACCTCACCCGGCTACTGGCTGAGCATTTGCGGAACGCAGTGAACGCCGCCTATCCGGCAAACACCTTCCTCCAACCGCTCTTCAAGAACCACTCCAAGTGTCGCCATCTGGTCGAGACAGCACTGAGCGAGTACTCCGGCACGCGGGTGAGCCTCCCCGAGCCGCGGCGGCATCAGCCGGCGGCACCACAGAACGGAAGTGGCAGCGCAGACTCGACAGAGACCGCTCGAACCGTCGGCATCTCTCGCATGAAGGACGCCATCAAGGTCATTCAGGAGGCATCCGCCCTGCCGGAGGGAGCCCTCCTGCTGTTCAAGGCAGGGACAGAGCGCGAGCGGAATCAGATGCTCCCCTGGATCCAGCAGGACCCTCGCCGTGGCCGCGTACGGTGGACCAACGAGCCGCCGTACCAGCAGCCACTCATCTGGGAGTACGACGACAAGCGCTACTCCCCGAGCAACCTGGTCACCACAGCGATGATCGCCGCAGGCATGTCCCCACCTTCTGGCGTACGGGGCCCTCGCCGCTGGGCCACGGCGGACGATGAGACGCTTGTTCAGATTGCAAAGCGACTTCTCCGAGAGGGCATCGTCGAGGATCGCTGA
- a CDS encoding ArsR/SmtB family transcription factor, which translates to MQDTWLPQPDLAEVEIGLVLQALADPVRLQIVRLLDAAGEGSCTSLDVPVKRSTVSHHLRTLRESGVVATRLVGNSRLSRLRRDDLESRFPGLLTSVLAADPPAVRPLAG; encoded by the coding sequence ATGCAGGACACCTGGCTGCCGCAACCCGACCTCGCGGAGGTGGAGATCGGCCTGGTCCTCCAGGCGCTGGCCGATCCGGTGCGCCTGCAGATCGTGCGCCTGCTCGACGCGGCGGGAGAGGGCTCGTGCACCTCGCTCGACGTGCCCGTCAAGCGCTCCACCGTCTCGCACCACCTGCGCACCCTGCGCGAGAGCGGCGTGGTGGCGACCCGGCTGGTGGGCAACTCCCGGCTGAGCCGGCTCCGCCGCGACGATCTGGAGAGCCGCTTCCCGGGGCTGCTGACCTCGGTCCTGGCGGCCGACCCCCCGGCGGTGCGTCCGCTCGCCGGATGA
- a CDS encoding thioesterase II family protein, producing MEEPLPTNSTDWIRIFDRSPETALRLVCCPHAGASAGTYRALSGALPAAVQALPVQYPGRRGGPAGPGIDDIGELAERISAELLRADGPLGSPGPPVAVLGHSMGSVVAFEVTRRLEEAGVQPVRLFVSGRRSPSAGLGLDLPRDDAEILAELRELGGIPERLLARPKYRESIMAVIRTDYRANSRYRAPAAALVKTPLTFLFAEDDPYLDPDAALAWRRHTAQDFRLASFPGGHFFLNEQLAAIVTVITADLGIDSTPRGTGGRP from the coding sequence ATGGAAGAACCACTTCCCACGAACAGCACCGATTGGATCCGGATATTCGACCGTTCCCCGGAAACCGCACTGCGGCTGGTCTGCTGTCCGCACGCCGGGGCGTCCGCGGGCACCTACCGGGCCCTGTCCGGCGCGCTGCCCGCCGCCGTGCAGGCGCTGCCGGTCCAGTACCCGGGCCGGCGCGGTGGGCCGGCCGGCCCCGGCATCGACGACATCGGCGAGCTGGCGGAACGGATCAGCGCCGAACTCCTCCGGGCCGACGGGCCGTTGGGGAGCCCCGGGCCGCCGGTCGCGGTACTCGGCCACAGCATGGGATCGGTGGTCGCCTTCGAGGTGACCCGGCGGCTGGAGGAGGCCGGGGTGCAGCCGGTACGGCTGTTCGTCTCGGGGCGGCGCTCGCCCTCGGCCGGGCTGGGCCTGGATCTCCCGCGGGACGACGCGGAGATCCTCGCCGAGCTGAGGGAGTTGGGCGGGATCCCGGAGCGGCTGCTGGCGCGGCCGAAGTACCGCGAGTCGATCATGGCGGTGATCCGCACCGACTACCGCGCCAACTCGCGCTACCGCGCGCCCGCCGCCGCGCTGGTGAAGACTCCGCTCACCTTCCTCTTCGCGGAGGACGACCCCTACCTCGACCCCGACGCCGCGTTGGCCTGGCGCCGGCACACCGCGCAGGACTTCCGGCTCGCCTCCTTCCCCGGGGGCCACTTCTTCCTGAACGAGCAGTTGGCGGCCATCGTCACGGTGATCACGGCCGACCTGGGCATCGATTCCACCCCGCGAGGCACCGGAGGCCGGCCGTGA
- a CDS encoding LuxR family transcriptional regulator translates to MKQVLDETDEDVAQRVYELMLARRCLSISEIAEELDLPVDRAEQALDTLRALKLVKYCKTRGYLAAVSPDSAQLELILPLEQAIHDKRRELADFHDQLRSFTDTFSNLQRTQLRQDPVLSNQDPEQARLRLAEAVRDCRSEILTMEPLAPGQGHDSPALDLPGLSPGVRIRALFPHTARTSLVSRGGLRALVESGARVRTSNQAFDHLVIVGGEVAFLPDPHPEQGAPAVTVVYEPTIVSRLVRHYEYAWQSGTDFAANVVSYGETLDEVRSAILDLLASGLKDDVVARRIGMSSRTFRRHLATIMEELHAESRFQAGAAAVRAGLLTGPGGSGRAMVRPPRQVARTAD, encoded by the coding sequence GTGAAGCAGGTACTGGACGAGACCGACGAGGACGTGGCGCAGCGGGTCTACGAGTTGATGCTGGCCAGGAGGTGCCTCAGCATCTCGGAGATCGCCGAGGAGCTGGACCTCCCGGTCGACCGGGCGGAGCAGGCCCTGGACACCCTGCGCGCCCTGAAGCTGGTCAAGTACTGCAAGACCCGCGGCTACCTGGCCGCGGTCAGCCCGGACAGCGCCCAGTTGGAGCTGATCCTGCCGCTGGAACAGGCGATCCATGACAAGCGGCGCGAACTGGCCGACTTCCACGACCAGTTGCGCTCGTTCACCGACACCTTCAGCAACCTCCAGCGGACCCAGCTGCGGCAGGATCCGGTGCTGAGCAACCAGGATCCGGAGCAGGCCCGGCTGCGGCTGGCCGAGGCGGTGCGCGACTGCCGGTCCGAGATCCTCACCATGGAGCCGCTCGCCCCCGGCCAGGGTCACGACTCCCCCGCGCTCGACCTGCCGGGCCTGTCGCCGGGGGTGCGAATACGGGCGCTCTTTCCCCACACCGCCCGCACCAGCCTGGTCTCGCGCGGCGGTCTTCGCGCCCTGGTCGAGTCGGGTGCGCGGGTCCGCACCTCGAACCAGGCCTTCGACCACCTGGTCATCGTGGGCGGCGAGGTGGCCTTCCTCCCCGACCCGCACCCGGAGCAGGGCGCCCCGGCCGTCACCGTGGTCTACGAACCGACGATCGTCTCCCGGCTGGTGCGCCACTACGAGTACGCCTGGCAGTCGGGAACGGACTTCGCCGCGAACGTCGTCAGCTACGGCGAGACCCTGGACGAGGTCCGCAGCGCCATCCTGGACCTGCTCGCCTCCGGGCTCAAGGACGACGTGGTGGCCCGGCGGATCGGCATGTCCTCGCGCACCTTCCGCCGTCATCTGGCCACCATCATGGAGGAGTTGCACGCCGAGAGCCGGTTCCAGGCCGGTGCGGCCGCCGTCCGCGCCGGCCTCCTGACCGGTCCGGGCGGCAGCGGCCGGGCCATGGTCCGGCCGCCCCGGCAGGTGGCCCGCACCGCCGACTGA
- a CDS encoding IS1380 family transposase: MKKLIGSYPRVRVQGDGGAVVSQAGGVLLVETVRKTGLDTAISAALAPWRKQRAVHDPGKVLLDLALAVALGGDCLSDVAVLRAEPQVFGLVASDPTVSRLVETLAAAGPHALTAIRRARAEVRERVWKLAGADAPDAGGQVIVDIDGVLVLAHSEKQDATATWKRTFGHHPLVAFVDHGAGGSGEPVAALLRPGNAGSNTAADHITTTQLALAQLPKRHRRGRRTLIRTDSAGGTHDFLNWLTTRGRWLSYSVGMTITDAVHQAVLHVPAPAWTPAVEPDGQVRDGAWVAELAGDVLNGWPKGIRLIVRKERPHPGAQLRFTDADGMRLTCFATNTPGTAIAALELRHRQRARAEDRIRAARDTGLRNLPLHHTAQNQLWLEIVQLALDLLAWMPTLALTGRTRRWEPKRMRLRLFSAAARLVTTGRRRILRLANHWPWTDVITTAFSRLQALPNPG, encoded by the coding sequence GTGAAGAAGCTTATCGGGTCCTACCCGCGCGTCCGCGTCCAGGGCGACGGCGGTGCGGTGGTCTCGCAGGCCGGCGGGGTGCTGCTGGTGGAGACCGTGCGCAAGACCGGGTTGGACACAGCGATATCGGCGGCGCTGGCGCCGTGGCGCAAACAGCGTGCGGTGCACGACCCGGGCAAGGTGCTGCTGGACCTGGCCCTGGCGGTGGCGCTGGGCGGGGACTGCCTGTCGGACGTGGCCGTGCTGCGTGCCGAACCGCAGGTGTTCGGGCTGGTGGCCTCCGACCCCACCGTCTCGCGCCTGGTGGAGACCCTGGCCGCGGCCGGGCCCCACGCGCTGACCGCGATCCGCCGGGCCAGGGCCGAGGTCCGCGAACGGGTCTGGAAGCTTGCCGGGGCCGATGCCCCCGACGCCGGAGGGCAGGTGATCGTGGACATCGACGGAGTGCTGGTGCTGGCGCACTCCGAGAAGCAGGACGCGACCGCGACCTGGAAGCGGACCTTCGGACACCACCCGCTGGTCGCGTTCGTCGACCACGGAGCGGGTGGTTCCGGGGAACCGGTGGCCGCACTGCTGCGGCCGGGCAACGCCGGCAGCAACACCGCCGCCGACCACATCACCACCACCCAGCTCGCCCTGGCCCAACTTCCCAAGCGCCACCGGCGTGGACGCCGCACCCTGATCCGCACCGACTCCGCAGGAGGCACCCACGACTTCCTGAACTGGCTGACCACACGCGGCCGGTGGCTGTCCTACTCGGTCGGGATGACGATCACCGACGCGGTCCACCAGGCCGTGCTCCATGTCCCGGCCCCGGCCTGGACGCCCGCGGTCGAACCCGACGGCCAGGTCCGCGACGGCGCCTGGGTCGCCGAACTCGCGGGCGACGTCCTCAACGGCTGGCCGAAGGGAATACGGCTGATCGTCCGCAAGGAACGACCGCACCCCGGAGCCCAGTTGAGGTTCACCGACGCCGACGGGATGCGCCTGACCTGCTTCGCCACCAACACCCCCGGAACCGCGATCGCAGCCCTGGAACTGCGGCACCGCCAGCGCGCCCGCGCCGAGGACCGCATCCGCGCCGCCCGCGACACCGGCCTGCGCAATCTCCCCCTGCACCACACCGCCCAAAATCAGCTCTGGCTGGAGATCGTCCAACTCGCCCTGGACCTCCTCGCCTGGATGCCCACGCTCGCCCTCACCGGCCGAACCCGCAGATGGGAACCCAAGCGCATGCGGCTGCGACTGTTCTCCGCCGCCGCCCGCCTGGTCACCACCGGCCGCCGCCGCATCCTCCGCCTGGCCAACCACTGGCCCTGGACCGACGTGATCACTACCGCGTTCAGCAGGCTGCAAGCACTACCGAACCCTGGCTGA
- a CDS encoding pyridoxamine 5'-phosphate oxidase family protein, producing MSRFAHLAYTDTVRLVQEEQGSAAAVGRRLAEGDEPDRLAADESAFIHSRDGFYLASVGETGWPYVQFRGGPPGFCQVLDERTIAFADVRGNRQYISTGNIRADGRVALFFMDYPRQARLKILGRAAVQGLDDDPELTARLCGLRTEGLVERLLLIRVEGVNWNCHQHITPRFSEAELRPHLDRLHRRTAALEEENRLLRARLGMPDRVDPEGADDTGSLPGEAL from the coding sequence ATGAGCCGTTTCGCCCACTTGGCCTACACCGACACGGTGCGCCTGGTACAGGAGGAGCAAGGGAGTGCCGCGGCTGTCGGCCGACGGCTCGCCGAGGGCGACGAGCCGGACCGGCTGGCCGCGGACGAGAGCGCGTTCATCCACTCCCGGGACGGGTTCTACCTCGCCAGCGTCGGCGAGACGGGCTGGCCCTACGTGCAGTTCCGCGGCGGGCCGCCGGGCTTCTGCCAGGTCCTCGACGAGCGGACGATCGCCTTCGCCGACGTCCGCGGCAACCGCCAGTACATCAGCACCGGCAACATCCGGGCGGACGGGCGGGTGGCGCTGTTCTTCATGGACTACCCCCGCCAGGCCCGTCTGAAGATCCTCGGGCGGGCAGCCGTCCAGGGCCTGGACGACGACCCGGAGCTCACCGCCCGGCTCTGCGGGCTACGCACCGAAGGGCTGGTCGAACGCCTGCTCCTGATCCGGGTCGAGGGCGTCAACTGGAACTGCCACCAGCACATCACCCCGCGCTTCTCGGAGGCCGAACTCCGGCCCCATCTGGACCGGTTGCACCGGCGGACGGCCGCCCTGGAGGAGGAGAACCGGCTGTTGCGGGCCCGGCTCGGGATGCCCGACCGGGTGGATCCGGAGGGAGCGGACGACACCGGCTCCCTTCCGGGCGAGGCTCTCTGA
- a CDS encoding diiron oxygenase, whose translation MVSKLINQDDRFLEVLDRLTTKSIDDYYNPYKLFEWPESLPEDMWWMSSELTTTHGTEALDRLTEKQLHALSRHESINFYSLNVHGIRELLIEVTRRIHTTGFETPSEFFHHFIGEENEHMWFFAEFCLRYGGKIYRQPAGAAAEIPRSNVESLLVFARILIFEELVDHFNSRMAVDDRLHDTIRAINRIHHQDESRHIAFGRELVSVLAEDVKRTSTEAELAEIAGYLRRYMTYSFETLYNPQVYRDAGIENPLDLRRELLDSPARTEFEKRVFRKTAKYLERTGII comes from the coding sequence ATGGTCAGCAAGCTGATCAACCAGGACGACCGGTTCCTGGAAGTCCTCGATCGTCTGACCACGAAGTCGATCGACGACTACTACAACCCGTACAAGCTCTTCGAATGGCCGGAAAGCCTGCCCGAGGACATGTGGTGGATGAGTTCCGAACTCACCACCACTCACGGCACCGAGGCTCTCGACCGGCTCACCGAGAAGCAGCTGCACGCGTTGTCGCGGCACGAGAGCATCAACTTCTACAGCCTGAACGTGCACGGAATCCGCGAGCTGCTCATCGAGGTCACCCGCCGGATCCACACCACCGGTTTCGAGACGCCGTCGGAGTTCTTCCACCATTTCATCGGTGAGGAGAACGAGCACATGTGGTTCTTCGCCGAATTCTGCCTGCGCTACGGCGGGAAGATCTACCGCCAGCCGGCCGGCGCGGCCGCCGAGATCCCCCGGTCGAACGTGGAGAGCCTGCTGGTCTTCGCCCGGATCCTGATCTTCGAGGAGCTGGTCGACCACTTCAACTCCCGGATGGCGGTCGACGATCGGCTGCACGACACGATCCGGGCCATCAACCGCATCCACCACCAGGACGAGTCCCGGCACATCGCCTTCGGCCGCGAGCTGGTCTCCGTGCTCGCCGAGGACGTGAAGCGGACCTCGACCGAGGCGGAGCTGGCCGAGATCGCCGGCTACCTGCGCCGCTACATGACCTACAGCTTCGAGACGCTCTACAACCCGCAGGTGTACCGGGACGCCGGCATCGAGAACCCGCTGGACCTGCGACGCGAACTGCTCGACTCCCCGGCCCGGACCGAGTTCGAGAAGAGGGTCTTCCGCAAGACCGCCAAGTACCTGGAGAGGACGGGGATCATCTGA
- a CDS encoding holo-ACP synthase, giving the protein MSGGRVGVDLVPFGRVRELLAPGAGPALARMLSERELRLCSAPAAPDVAGIAGRLAAKEAVFKLFRQSGQTLPWLGVEILRDDGGWPVVRLSGRAARLAREAGIEGIDVSIAHDEPCAVAVAFARTGSGQPQPLAPDPR; this is encoded by the coding sequence ATGTCCGGCGGACGGGTCGGAGTGGACCTCGTCCCGTTCGGCCGGGTGCGCGAGCTGCTCGCTCCGGGAGCCGGCCCGGCCCTCGCCCGGATGCTCTCCGAGCGGGAGCTGCGGCTCTGTTCGGCGCCGGCCGCCCCGGACGTCGCGGGCATCGCCGGGCGGCTGGCCGCCAAGGAGGCCGTCTTCAAGCTGTTCCGGCAGTCCGGGCAGACCCTGCCGTGGCTCGGCGTGGAGATCCTGCGCGACGACGGCGGCTGGCCGGTCGTCAGGCTGAGCGGGCGCGCCGCCCGGCTCGCCCGGGAGGCCGGCATCGAGGGCATCGACGTGAGCATCGCGCACGACGAACCCTGCGCGGTCGCGGTCGCCTTCGCCCGGACGGGTTCCGGGCAGCCGCAGCCACTGGCCCCGGACCCCCGGTAG
- a CDS encoding acyl carrier protein, with protein MASPGIDDVRDWILGRHPDRVSVAPDENLIESRLVDSLSFVELVYVIESASGTEIDFDSIDIQDFQTLSAIEKTFFAPARLP; from the coding sequence ATGGCTTCGCCAGGAATCGACGACGTCCGCGACTGGATCCTGGGCCGGCACCCGGACCGGGTCTCCGTCGCACCGGACGAGAACCTCATCGAGAGCAGGCTCGTCGACTCGCTCTCCTTCGTGGAGCTGGTCTACGTGATCGAGAGCGCGAGCGGCACCGAGATCGACTTCGACAGCATCGACATCCAGGACTTCCAGACGCTCTCCGCGATCGAGAAGACCTTCTTCGCCCCCGCCCGACTCCCCTAG
- a CDS encoding MFS transporter, whose translation MTDTAESPRDDRWRAHVMVLAFGTFAVGTDAFVIAGLLPDISRSLGVGVAAAGQLVSVFSIAYAVLSPVLAALTGTWSRRTVLLTALVVFAVGNVVTALAPDYPLVLASRVLAAAGAAMFTPNAGATAAALAGPERRGRAIAIVTVGLTSSLALGAPLGTAIGNALGWKATMWFVTALALVVVPVIALRLPDIRLGTAARLRTRLSPLTDRRVAGVLGCTLLAFVGIYLPYTYISSVFAPATFGDGGRVALLLLVFGLAGTGGNLMAGRLADRHGPRRVVITATLGLAAVFLAMVPSRGSFLPAVLMVALAGLGSWSVTAPQQHRIIALAPAGAESLVVSLNAAVMYLAISLSSVLGAILLSAFDSPVYLLPAAAAFVVAAALVARLTGRPGQGEGEAEDEGEGESAEGESAEGEPAASTVPVSPAAK comes from the coding sequence ATGACCGACACCGCAGAATCCCCCCGGGACGACCGCTGGCGGGCCCACGTGATGGTCCTGGCCTTCGGCACCTTCGCGGTCGGCACCGACGCCTTCGTCATCGCCGGCCTGCTCCCGGACATCAGCCGCTCCCTGGGCGTCGGCGTCGCGGCGGCAGGACAGCTGGTCAGCGTCTTCTCCATCGCGTACGCGGTGCTGTCGCCCGTCCTGGCCGCCCTCACCGGCACCTGGTCGCGGCGCACCGTCCTGCTCACGGCGCTGGTCGTCTTCGCGGTGGGCAACGTCGTCACCGCACTGGCCCCGGACTACCCGCTGGTACTGGCCTCACGGGTGCTCGCCGCGGCCGGCGCGGCGATGTTCACCCCGAACGCCGGCGCGACGGCGGCGGCCCTCGCGGGCCCGGAGCGCCGGGGGCGGGCCATCGCCATCGTGACGGTCGGCCTGACCTCATCGCTCGCTCTCGGTGCGCCGCTCGGCACCGCCATCGGCAACGCGCTGGGCTGGAAGGCGACCATGTGGTTCGTCACCGCGCTGGCCCTCGTCGTGGTGCCCGTCATCGCACTGCGCCTGCCCGACATCCGCCTGGGCACCGCCGCCCGGCTGCGCACCCGGCTGTCGCCGCTCACCGACCGCCGGGTGGCGGGGGTGCTCGGCTGCACGCTGCTGGCGTTCGTCGGCATCTACCTGCCCTACACGTACATCAGCTCCGTCTTCGCCCCGGCCACCTTCGGCGACGGCGGCCGGGTGGCCCTGCTGCTGCTGGTCTTCGGACTGGCCGGCACCGGCGGGAACCTGATGGCCGGCCGCCTCGCCGACCGCCACGGTCCGCGCCGGGTGGTCATCACCGCCACTCTCGGGCTGGCGGCCGTCTTCCTCGCCATGGTGCCGAGCCGGGGATCCTTCCTCCCCGCCGTACTGATGGTGGCGCTGGCCGGGCTGGGGTCGTGGTCGGTGACGGCCCCGCAGCAGCACCGCATCATCGCGCTGGCACCGGCGGGCGCGGAGTCGCTGGTGGTCTCCCTCAACGCCGCCGTGATGTACCTGGCCATCTCGCTCTCCAGCGTGCTCGGCGCGATCCTCCTGAGCGCCTTCGACTCCCCGGTGTACCTGCTGCCGGCGGCGGCTGCCTTCGTGGTCGCGGCAGCCCTGGTGGCCCGACTGACCGGCCGGCCGGGGCAGGGCGAGGGCGAGGCCGAGGACGAGGGCGAGGGCGAGTCGGCCGAGGGCGAGTCGGCCGAGGGCGAACCCGCCGCCTCGACCGTGCCGGTCTCCCCGGCGGCGAAGTGA